In Rahnella aquatilis CIP 78.65 = ATCC 33071, one DNA window encodes the following:
- the qseB gene encoding quorum sensing response regulator transcription factor QseB, producing the protein MRILLVEDDKMIGDGIKAGLAKLGFTLDWFTDGLTGKAALGSAPYDAVILDLSLPGMDGMQLLREWRKAGRDTPVLILTARDALEERVSGLQAGADDYLCKPFALVEVAARLQALIRRRHGVITPKVTHGAVEFDPAARSVTLNGETVTLTPREVTVLELFLNNKGRVLARTLIQEKLYNWDDEVSSNAVEVHIHHLRSKLGKGFIRTVHGVGYTLGDEIKPGQGGEG; encoded by the coding sequence ATGCGAATTCTGTTAGTTGAAGATGACAAAATGATCGGTGACGGCATCAAAGCCGGGCTGGCGAAACTGGGTTTTACGCTCGACTGGTTTACCGACGGGCTGACCGGCAAGGCCGCACTCGGCAGCGCGCCTTACGATGCTGTGATCCTCGATTTAAGCCTGCCGGGCATGGACGGTATGCAGCTTTTGCGCGAGTGGCGAAAGGCTGGCAGGGATACACCGGTGCTTATCCTTACCGCGCGTGATGCGCTGGAAGAGCGCGTCAGCGGATTGCAGGCCGGTGCCGATGACTATCTGTGTAAGCCGTTCGCGCTGGTGGAAGTCGCCGCACGGTTGCAGGCGCTGATCCGCCGTCGCCACGGGGTGATAACGCCGAAAGTCACCCACGGTGCTGTGGAATTTGATCCCGCTGCCCGCAGTGTGACACTCAACGGAGAAACCGTGACGCTGACACCGCGTGAAGTCACCGTGCTGGAATTGTTTCTCAACAACAAAGGCCGCGTGCTGGCGCGTACGCTTATTCAGGAAAAGCTCTACAACTGGGACGACGAGGTCAGCAGCAACGCGGTGGAAGTGCATATTCACCATCTGCGCAGCAAACTCGGCAAAGGCTTTATTCGCACCGTTCATGGTGTGGGGTACACGCTCGGGGACGAGATAAAACCAGGCCAGGGAGGGGAAGGGTGA
- a CDS encoding IS3 family transposase: MGEHRLQDLLKSARLPRSTWYWWQSREQAGDDVTLCDAIGQLAVRHKRCYGYRRVTLELRNQGVRVNHKKVFRLMREMDVQARVRPKKYRSYKDDIGMAPAPNLLRRKFNASGPGVKLVTDVTEFNVGGDKLYLSPVMDLYNAEIIAMSIGTRPTFELTEKMLNDLLTSGYVRKKAILHSDQGWQYRMPSWQKRLKEAGIRQSMSRKGNCYDNAAMESFFAVLKTEMFHGYKFESREKLAESIEAYVAYYNHDRIKMKLGGMSPADYRTQMFPLH; the protein is encoded by the coding sequence ATCGGAGAACACCGTCTCCAGGATCTGTTGAAATCTGCGAGGTTGCCACGAAGCACCTGGTACTGGTGGCAATCGCGGGAGCAAGCCGGGGATGACGTGACGTTATGTGACGCCATCGGGCAACTGGCCGTCCGCCACAAGCGGTGCTATGGCTATCGCCGCGTCACGTTAGAACTGCGCAATCAGGGCGTGCGGGTCAATCATAAAAAGGTGTTCCGCCTGATGCGGGAAATGGATGTACAGGCGCGGGTGCGGCCTAAAAAATACCGGAGTTATAAGGACGATATCGGGATGGCGCCAGCGCCCAATCTGCTGAGACGGAAATTTAACGCCTCCGGACCGGGGGTAAAGCTGGTGACGGATGTTACCGAGTTCAATGTGGGCGGGGATAAACTGTATTTATCGCCGGTCATGGATTTATACAATGCAGAAATCATCGCGATGAGTATAGGTACGCGGCCGACTTTCGAGCTGACTGAAAAGATGCTAAATGATTTACTTACATCAGGTTACGTCAGAAAAAAAGCCATTCTACATAGCGATCAGGGCTGGCAATATAGGATGCCTTCGTGGCAAAAAAGGCTCAAAGAGGCAGGGATAAGACAGAGCATGTCGCGAAAAGGCAATTGCTATGACAATGCCGCAATGGAAAGCTTTTTTGCGGTGTTGAAGACGGAGATGTTCCACGGTTATAAGTTCGAGAGCAGGGAAAAACTGGCTGAGTCGATAGAAGCGTATGTCGCTTACTATAACCACGATAGAATAAAGATGAAGTTGGGTGGAATGAGTCCAGCAGATTACCGGACTCAAATGTTCCCCCTGCACTAA
- a CDS encoding ABC transporter ATP-binding protein, protein MNYALELEKLTKTYAGGVQALRGIDLRVEAGDFYALLGPNGAGKSTTIGIISSLVNKTAGKVQVFGYDIDKDIVNAKRQLGLVPQEFNFNPFETVMQVVVNQAGYYGVPRPLALERAEKYLTQLDLWGKRNERSRMLSGGMKRRLMIARALMHEPKLLILDEPTAGVDIELRRSMWGFLKELNAQGTTIILTTHYLEEAEMLCRNIGIIQGGHLVENTSMKELLSKLKSETFILDLGTKSPLPVLEGYRSKLTDTSTLEVEVMREQGLNSLFSQLSKQGVQVLSMRNKANRLEELFVTLVNGSEEKK, encoded by the coding sequence ATGAATTATGCATTGGAACTGGAAAAGTTAACCAAAACTTACGCCGGTGGTGTACAGGCTTTGCGTGGAATCGATCTGCGCGTCGAAGCTGGCGATTTTTATGCCCTGCTTGGGCCGAACGGTGCGGGTAAATCCACCACCATTGGTATCATCAGTTCACTGGTCAACAAGACTGCCGGCAAAGTGCAGGTGTTTGGCTACGACATCGATAAAGATATCGTCAATGCCAAACGTCAGCTCGGGCTGGTGCCGCAGGAATTTAACTTCAACCCGTTTGAAACCGTCATGCAGGTGGTGGTCAATCAGGCCGGTTATTACGGCGTGCCGCGTCCGCTGGCGCTTGAGCGTGCAGAAAAATACCTGACGCAGTTGGATCTCTGGGGCAAACGCAATGAGCGTTCGCGCATGTTGTCCGGCGGGATGAAGCGCCGTCTGATGATCGCCCGTGCGCTGATGCACGAGCCCAAACTGTTGATCCTTGATGAGCCAACGGCAGGGGTCGATATCGAATTGCGTCGCTCCATGTGGGGCTTCCTGAAAGAGCTGAACGCGCAGGGCACCACCATCATTCTGACCACACACTATCTGGAAGAAGCGGAAATGCTGTGCCGTAATATCGGCATTATTCAGGGCGGCCATCTGGTGGAAAATACCAGCATGAAAGAACTGTTGTCGAAGCTGAAATCCGAAACCTTTATTCTGGATTTAGGGACGAAAAGCCCGCTGCCGGTGCTGGAAGGTTATCGCAGTAAGCTGACAGACACGTCAACGCTGGAAGTGGAAGTGATGCGCGAGCAGGGACTGAATTCCCTGTTCAGCCAGCTGAGCAAGCAGGGCGTGCAGGTATTGAGTATGCGTAACAAGGCGAACCGTCTGGAAGAGCTGTTTGTCACGCTGGTGAACGGCAGCGAGGAAAAGAAATAA
- a CDS encoding ABC transporter permease: protein MSQLYWVALKSIWLKEINRFGRIWIQTLVPPVITMTLYFIIFGNLIGAQIGNMHGFTYMQFIVPGLIMMAVITNSYANVASSFFSAKFQRNIEELLVAPVPTHVVIAGYVGGGVARGICVGILVTAISLFFVPLVIHSWWIIALTLLLTAILFSLGGLLNAVFATTFDDISLIPTFVLTPLTYLGGVFYSLSLLPPIWQAISKLNPIVYMISGFRYGFLGISDVPLVFTMSVLVAFIAVFYLLAWYLIERGRGLRS from the coding sequence ATGTCGCAATTGTATTGGGTGGCACTCAAAAGTATCTGGCTGAAAGAGATCAACCGTTTTGGTCGCATCTGGATCCAAACACTGGTTCCGCCAGTCATCACCATGACCTTGTATTTCATCATCTTTGGTAATCTGATCGGCGCACAGATTGGCAATATGCATGGTTTCACCTACATGCAGTTTATCGTGCCGGGGCTTATCATGATGGCGGTGATCACTAACTCCTACGCCAACGTGGCCTCGTCGTTCTTCAGCGCCAAATTTCAGCGCAATATTGAAGAACTGCTGGTAGCGCCGGTGCCGACGCATGTCGTGATCGCCGGTTATGTCGGCGGTGGCGTGGCGCGCGGGATCTGCGTGGGGATCCTGGTTACGGCGATTTCATTGTTCTTCGTACCGCTGGTGATCCACTCCTGGTGGATCATTGCGCTGACGCTTCTGCTGACCGCAATTTTGTTCTCGCTGGGCGGTTTGCTGAACGCCGTGTTTGCAACCACGTTTGACGACATCAGCCTGATCCCGACCTTCGTGCTGACGCCGCTGACCTATCTGGGGGGCGTGTTTTACTCGCTTTCCCTGCTGCCGCCCATCTGGCAGGCGATTTCCAAGCTGAACCCGATCGTCTACATGATCAGCGGTTTCCGCTACGGTTTCCTCGGGATTTCTGACGTGCCGCTGGTATTTACCATGAGCGTGCTGGTGGCGTTTATTGCGGTGTTCTACTTGCTGGCGTGGTATCTGATCGAACGCGGCAGAGGTTTACGTAGTTGA
- the panC gene encoding pantoate--beta-alanine ligase, giving the protein MLIIDSVALLRREIRDFRKNNKRIALVPTMGNLHEGHMTLVEEAKARGDVVVVSIFVNPMQFERPDDLERYPRTLQEDCEKLNKRGVDLVFAPSPAEVYPKGLATQTQVDVPVISTILEGASRPGHFRGVSTIVSKLFNLVQPQVACFGQKDFQQLALLRTMVEDMGYDIEIVGVPIVRAKDGLALSSRNGYLTAGERKLAPQLNKIMNALAERLSQGERHIDEMLQETAQQLREAGFTPDELFIRDAKTLQELSVDSTSAVILMAAWLGKARLIDNQEVDLTQ; this is encoded by the coding sequence GTGTTGATAATTGACAGCGTGGCGCTGCTGCGTCGCGAAATCCGGGATTTTCGCAAGAACAATAAACGTATCGCGCTGGTGCCGACCATGGGCAATCTGCACGAAGGCCATATGACGCTGGTGGAGGAAGCCAAAGCCCGCGGCGATGTGGTCGTGGTCAGCATTTTCGTCAACCCGATGCAATTCGAGCGCCCGGATGACCTCGAGCGTTATCCGCGTACTTTGCAGGAAGACTGCGAGAAGCTGAACAAACGCGGCGTGGATCTGGTGTTCGCACCGTCACCGGCGGAGGTGTATCCGAAAGGTCTGGCGACCCAGACGCAGGTCGATGTGCCGGTGATTTCCACCATTCTGGAAGGCGCGAGCCGTCCGGGGCATTTCCGTGGCGTCTCCACCATCGTCAGCAAACTGTTCAATCTGGTGCAGCCGCAGGTGGCCTGTTTCGGGCAGAAAGACTTCCAGCAACTGGCGCTGCTGCGCACCATGGTGGAAGACATGGGCTACGATATTGAGATAGTGGGCGTGCCGATTGTGCGCGCCAAAGATGGTCTGGCACTGAGTTCACGTAACGGCTATCTGACTGCCGGGGAACGTAAACTCGCGCCACAGTTGAACAAAATCATGAATGCGCTGGCTGAACGGCTGAGCCAGGGCGAGCGTCATATCGACGAAATGCTGCAGGAAACCGCGCAACAACTTCGCGAAGCAGGTTTCACGCCAGACGAACTGTTTATCCGTGATGCGAAAACCTTGCAGGAATTGTCCGTCGACAGCACATCGGCGGTGATCCTGATGGCGGCCTGGCTGGGTAAAGCCAGACTGATTGACAATCAGGAGGTTGATCTGACGCAGTAG
- the pcnB gene encoding polynucleotide adenylyltransferase PcnB: MTIIPRDEHNISRRDISENALKVLYRLNKSGFEAFLVGGGVRDLLLDKKPKDFDITTNATPDQVRKLFRNCRLVGRRFRLAHVMFGPEIIEVATFRGHHEQHEETDDKNVSQQAVNGMLLRDNIFGTIEDDAQRRDFTINSLYYGVADFTVRDYTGGLRDLENGIIRLIGDPETRYREDPVRMLRAVRFAAKLDMKISPETAGPIPRLATLLQEIPPARLFEESLKLLQAGYGLETYKKLCEYQLFQPLFPLIARQFTEQGDSPMEHILLQVLKNTDHRLHNDQRVNPAFLFAAMLWYPVIEHAQKLAQEGGLTYYDAFALAMNDVLDEQCRTLAIPKRITTLVRDIWALQLRLSRRQGKRAHKLMEHPKFRAAYDLLVLRAEVEQHRELQSLAQWWGEFQEATPASQKSMLGTLGDDAVPARRARPRRPRKRAPRKDGGQ, from the coding sequence ATGACCATTATTCCCCGCGATGAGCACAACATCTCTCGTCGTGATATCAGCGAAAACGCCCTGAAAGTCTTGTACCGCCTGAACAAGTCTGGCTTTGAAGCCTTCCTGGTCGGCGGCGGCGTGCGTGATTTGCTGCTGGATAAAAAACCTAAAGATTTCGACATCACCACCAACGCTACACCGGATCAGGTACGCAAGCTGTTCCGCAACTGCCGTCTGGTGGGGCGTCGTTTCCGTCTGGCCCACGTCATGTTTGGCCCGGAAATCATCGAAGTGGCGACGTTCCGTGGTCACCACGAACAGCACGAAGAAACCGATGATAAAAACGTATCCCAGCAGGCCGTGAACGGCATGCTGCTGCGTGACAACATTTTCGGCACCATTGAAGACGACGCCCAGCGCCGTGACTTCACCATTAACAGCCTTTATTACGGCGTCGCAGACTTCACCGTGCGCGATTACACCGGCGGTCTGCGTGACCTGGAAAATGGCATCATCCGCCTGATCGGTGATCCTGAAACCCGTTATCGTGAAGATCCGGTGCGGATGCTGCGCGCGGTACGTTTCGCGGCCAAACTGGACATGAAAATTAGCCCGGAAACAGCCGGGCCAATTCCGCGCCTGGCGACGCTGCTACAGGAAATTCCGCCAGCACGTCTGTTTGAAGAGTCGCTGAAGCTGTTGCAGGCCGGTTACGGCTTAGAGACGTATAAAAAGCTTTGCGAATACCAGCTCTTCCAGCCGTTGTTTCCGCTGATTGCCCGCCAGTTTACTGAGCAGGGTGACAGCCCGATGGAACATATTCTGCTGCAGGTGCTGAAAAATACCGACCACCGTCTGCATAACGATCAGCGCGTCAATCCGGCGTTCCTGTTCGCTGCGATGCTGTGGTATCCGGTGATTGAACATGCACAGAAACTGGCGCAGGAAGGCGGACTGACCTATTACGACGCCTTCGCACTGGCAATGAATGATGTGCTCGATGAGCAATGCCGTACGCTGGCCATTCCGAAACGTATTACCACGCTGGTACGTGATATCTGGGCGCTGCAACTGCGTCTGTCACGTCGTCAGGGCAAACGTGCGCACAAGCTGATGGAGCATCCTAAGTTCCGCGCGGCGTATGATTTACTGGTCCTGCGCGCTGAAGTAGAACAGCACCGCGAGCTACAGAGCCTGGCGCAATGGTGGGGTGAGTTCCAGGAAGCGACACCGGCATCACAGAAAAGCATGCTCGGTACGCTGGGTGACGACGCTGTACCGGCACGCCGTGCACGTCCGCGCCGTCCGCGCAAACGGGCTCCGCGTAAGGACGGCGGTCAGTGA
- the folK gene encoding 2-amino-4-hydroxy-6-hydroxymethyldihydropteridine diphosphokinase, protein MIRVYLALGSNLARPLDQVNCALEALAHLPRTRFVAASPFYRSKPLGPQDQPDYLNAVVALDTLLPPEQLLDCTQGIEQNQGRVRKAERWGPRTLDLDMLTYGNQVINTERLTVPHYDMKNREFMLYPLADLAPELVFPDGETLQSLLARVPLNGLTRW, encoded by the coding sequence GTGATCCGCGTTTACCTGGCTCTGGGCAGTAATCTTGCCCGTCCGCTTGACCAGGTAAACTGCGCACTGGAGGCGCTGGCACATCTGCCGCGCACCCGATTTGTGGCCGCCTCCCCGTTTTACCGCAGTAAACCGCTGGGGCCACAAGATCAACCTGATTATCTGAATGCGGTGGTGGCGCTCGATACGCTGCTGCCACCGGAACAGTTGCTCGATTGCACACAAGGGATCGAGCAAAATCAGGGACGCGTCCGCAAAGCTGAACGCTGGGGGCCGCGGACGTTAGATCTCGATATGCTGACTTACGGCAATCAGGTGATCAACACAGAACGTTTAACGGTACCGCATTACGACATGAAAAATCGCGAGTTCATGCTGTACCCGCTGGCCGATCTGGCACCGGAACTGGTGTTCCCTGACGGTGAAACCTTGCAAAGCCTGCTCGCCCGCGTGCCGCTTAACGGTCTGACCCGATGGTAA
- the panD gene encoding aspartate 1-decarboxylase, giving the protein MVRTMLQGKLHRVHVTQADLHYEGSCAIDQDFLDASGILEYEAIDIYNVDNGQRFSTYAIAAERGSRIISVNGAAARCACVGDLLIICSYVQMSDEQARQHQPKVAYFEGENQLKRTAKAVPVQVA; this is encoded by the coding sequence ATGGTACGTACAATGCTGCAAGGCAAACTGCACCGGGTTCACGTCACTCAGGCAGATTTGCATTACGAAGGCTCCTGCGCCATCGATCAGGACTTTCTCGATGCCTCAGGCATTCTGGAATACGAAGCAATTGATATTTATAACGTTGATAACGGTCAGCGTTTCTCGACGTACGCCATCGCGGCAGAACGCGGTTCGCGTATTATTTCGGTCAACGGCGCGGCAGCGCGTTGTGCCTGTGTCGGCGATCTGCTGATCATCTGTTCTTATGTGCAGATGTCAGATGAACAGGCCCGCCAGCACCAGCCGAAAGTGGCCTATTTCGAGGGTGAAAACCAGCTGAAACGCACCGCCAAAGCCGTGCCGGTTCAGGTGGCCTGA
- a CDS encoding DUF1493 family protein, with protein sequence MEVDENEILQYITEKYSEWRRPVSKGWTFQEHFNLVTDELGEMLIDLFTRYGISYDNFNLDNYFEPELPWWWFRLRREYKNKVYKPLTVEMIIESAKAGKWLYD encoded by the coding sequence ATGGAAGTAGATGAAAATGAGATTCTTCAATACATCACGGAAAAATACAGTGAGTGGAGAAGACCAGTTAGTAAGGGCTGGACGTTTCAGGAACACTTTAATTTAGTGACGGACGAATTAGGGGAAATGCTGATTGACCTGTTCACTCGGTATGGCATCAGCTATGACAATTTTAATCTCGACAATTATTTTGAGCCTGAATTGCCGTGGTGGTGGTTTCGGCTTAGGAGAGAGTACAAAAACAAGGTGTACAAGCCTCTTACGGTCGAAATGATTATCGAGTCAGCCAAAGCTGGTAAGTGGTTATACGATTAA
- a CDS encoding phage integrase yields MFLPVYAPQSPSRRQCLSGLIELWWLCHGQNVKYGKPDKAKLEFICNLMDDPCSFQIDSLAITKFKSLRLAKGVKATTEKRGWSVHIVSTPEHLYRVCSCLHRI; encoded by the coding sequence GTGTTTCTTCCCGTATACGCGCCACAATCGCCCTCACGGCGGCAGTGTCTGTCCGGGCTGATAGAACTGTGGTGGCTCTGTCACGGGCAGAACGTGAAATACGGCAAGCCCGACAAAGCCAAACTGGAATTCATCTGCAACCTGATGGATGACCCGTGTTCTTTCCAAATTGATAGCCTGGCTATTACAAAATTTAAGTCTTTGAGATTGGCGAAGGGCGTTAAGGCAACAACGGAAAAGCGGGGCTGGAGTGTCCACATAGTGTCCACACCTGAGCATCTTTATAGGGTTTGTAGCTGCTTACACCGCATATAA
- the can gene encoding carbonate dehydratase, translated as MNDIERLIANNAAWSKTMIDEDPGFFERLSQSQKPRFLWIGCSDSRVPAERLTGLEPGELFVHRNVANLVIHTDLNCLSVVQYAIDVLEVEHVIICGHYGCGGVQSAVENPELGLINNWLLHIRDIWYKHSSLLGELSPEKRLDKLCELNVVEQVYNLGHSTVMQSAWKRGQKVTLHGWVYGILDGRLRNLEVDATSRETLEQRYRQGVSALLNGDPQ; from the coding sequence ATGAACGACATAGAAAGACTCATCGCTAATAACGCAGCCTGGTCCAAAACCATGATTGATGAAGATCCTGGTTTCTTTGAGCGGCTTTCCCAGTCTCAAAAACCCCGTTTCCTGTGGATTGGCTGTTCTGACAGCCGTGTTCCTGCCGAGCGCCTGACCGGCCTGGAACCGGGCGAACTGTTTGTTCACCGTAACGTTGCCAACCTGGTCATCCATACCGACCTTAACTGCCTGTCCGTTGTGCAATATGCTATCGACGTGCTGGAAGTCGAACACGTGATTATCTGCGGTCACTACGGCTGTGGCGGTGTGCAGTCGGCGGTTGAAAACCCTGAACTGGGTTTGATTAATAACTGGTTGTTGCATATCCGGGACATCTGGTACAAACACAGTTCCCTGCTGGGCGAACTGTCGCCAGAGAAGCGCCTCGATAAGTTATGTGAACTGAACGTGGTTGAACAAGTTTACAACCTCGGCCACTCCACCGTGATGCAATCGGCCTGGAAACGCGGCCAGAAAGTCACGCTGCACGGTTGGGTTTACGGCATTCTGGACGGACGTCTGCGCAACCTCGAAGTTGACGCCACCAGCCGCGAAACACTGGAACAGCGCTACCGTCAGGGCGTCTCCGCCTTGCTGAACGGCGACCCGCAATAA
- a CDS encoding transposase — protein MKYDFQIKMIAVRHYLDGHDGFKITARKYHVPASSLRAWTAAYQFHGEQAFRKATRIYSEQFRAHVVDVTLREHLSMRSAAARFNIADYQTIKRWILAAKNSAFPALKERNNMAQKTQKPEIKPEDMTPAELLEEVRYLRAERAYNEKLDALMKSKTERKKKSTPSGH, from the coding sequence ATGAAGTACGATTTTCAAATCAAAATGATAGCCGTCAGGCACTATCTTGACGGCCACGATGGCTTCAAAATTACCGCCCGCAAATATCACGTTCCGGCATCCTCACTTCGTGCATGGACTGCTGCCTATCAATTTCACGGTGAGCAGGCTTTTCGTAAGGCGACTCGCATCTATTCCGAACAGTTTCGTGCTCATGTCGTCGATGTGACTCTTCGCGAACATCTTTCTATGCGTTCTGCCGCCGCCCGATTTAATATTGCTGATTATCAGACAATCAAACGCTGGATCCTGGCTGCTAAAAACTCAGCTTTTCCAGCTCTGAAAGAGAGGAATAACATGGCGCAGAAAACGCAAAAACCTGAGATAAAGCCTGAAGACATGACGCCTGCCGAGCTTCTGGAAGAGGTGCGCTATCTGCGTGCTGAACGCGCTTACAACGAAAAGCTCGACGCCCTGATGAAGTCAAAAACAGAACGGAAGAAAAAATCCACGCCATCAGGGCATTAA
- the qseC gene encoding quorum sensing histidine kinase QseC translates to MQNLSLRLRLILLFSLLALLTWLIASGVAWHQTRKHINEVFDTQQMLFAKRLAATGLGDRLNLQKDTELPDTKKMVRKGSRGHTDDDALTFAIFNRHGQMLLNDGENGKRIRFDGDTQGFNDVGLRGDSDAWRMVWLTSPDGQYRVAVGQEQDYRNDMAWSLVSGQLTPWLASLPVLLLALIIMVTLELRPLRRVAEGLRQRSPEDATPIETHQLPGEVLPLADALNSLFDRTREMLVRERRFTSDAAHELRSPLAALRVQTEVVQLSGDDSEMREHALENLTTSIDRATRLVDQLLTLSRLESFSTPEELERIDWPTLIAQSLAEQDYRAHGKGIELRFEEQGTSPAMRGQSLLLSLMVRNLLDNAIRYSAAGTCVTVRLDERGLTVEDQGPGISAEHLARLGERFYRPPGQEQTGSGLGISIVQRIAQLHHLNVVYHNKAEGGLEVRVSR, encoded by the coding sequence CTGCAGAATCTCAGCCTGCGTCTGCGTCTTATCCTGCTTTTTTCCCTGCTGGCGCTGCTGACCTGGCTGATTGCCAGCGGCGTGGCGTGGCATCAGACCCGCAAACATATCAATGAAGTTTTCGATACCCAGCAGATGCTGTTCGCCAAGCGTCTGGCCGCCACCGGCTTAGGCGACCGGCTCAATCTGCAAAAAGACACTGAGCTGCCGGACACCAAAAAAATGGTCCGCAAAGGATCGCGCGGCCACACCGATGATGACGCGCTGACATTTGCCATCTTCAATCGTCACGGGCAGATGTTGCTCAATGATGGTGAGAATGGCAAACGCATCCGTTTTGACGGTGACACGCAAGGGTTTAACGATGTCGGGCTGAGAGGGGACAGCGACGCCTGGCGTATGGTCTGGCTGACCTCGCCGGACGGGCAATATCGCGTTGCCGTCGGGCAGGAACAGGATTACCGCAATGATATGGCGTGGAGCCTGGTGAGCGGACAACTGACGCCGTGGCTGGCCTCTCTGCCTGTATTATTGCTGGCGCTGATTATCATGGTGACGCTGGAACTGCGGCCGCTGCGACGCGTGGCGGAAGGCTTGCGTCAGCGTTCGCCGGAAGATGCCACGCCCATCGAGACGCATCAGTTGCCCGGTGAAGTGTTGCCGCTGGCAGATGCGCTCAATTCCCTGTTTGACCGCACCCGTGAAATGCTGGTGCGCGAACGGCGGTTTACGTCTGATGCCGCACATGAGCTGCGCAGTCCGCTGGCGGCTTTGCGTGTGCAAACCGAAGTCGTACAGCTTTCCGGCGATGACAGTGAGATGCGCGAACATGCGCTGGAAAATCTGACGACCAGTATCGATCGCGCCACGCGGCTGGTGGATCAGTTGCTGACGCTTTCGCGGCTGGAAAGCTTTTCCACGCCTGAAGAGCTGGAGCGCATCGACTGGCCGACGCTGATCGCGCAAAGTCTGGCAGAGCAGGATTACCGCGCGCACGGTAAAGGCATTGAATTACGGTTTGAGGAGCAGGGAACGTCGCCCGCAATGCGTGGCCAGTCGCTGCTGCTTTCGCTGATGGTGCGTAATCTGCTGGATAATGCCATTCGCTATTCTGCTGCCGGAACCTGTGTCACGGTGCGGCTCGATGAGCGGGGACTCACGGTGGAAGATCAGGGGCCGGGCATCAGCGCCGAACATCTGGCGAGGCTGGGGGAACGTTTTTACCGGCCACCGGGACAGGAACAAACCGGCAGCGGATTGGGGATTTCCATCGTACAAAGGATCGCGCAGTTACATCATCTGAACGTTGTTTATCACAATAAAGCAGAAGGCGGGCTGGAAGTGCGGGTCAGTCGCTGA
- the panB gene encoding 3-methyl-2-oxobutanoate hydroxymethyltransferase — protein MKPTTLSQLRQWKQEKHKFATITAYDASFAQLFAEQGISVMLIGDSLGMVVQGQDSTLPVTVEEIAYHTRCVRRGAPHALLLADLPFMSYATPEQAFESAAVLMRAGGNMVKLEGGGWLCDTVRMLTERAVPVCGHLGLTPQSVNIFGGYKVQGRDEVAANQLIKDAMMLEEAGAQLLVLECVPVDLARRVTEELSIPVIGIGAGNVTDGQILVMHDAFGITGGHTPKFAKDFLSEAGDIRSAVRLYVDQVAQGVYPGEEHSFK, from the coding sequence ATGAAACCAACCACGCTGAGCCAGCTTCGCCAATGGAAGCAGGAAAAACATAAATTTGCGACCATTACCGCGTATGACGCCAGTTTCGCACAGCTGTTTGCTGAACAGGGCATCTCTGTAATGCTCATCGGCGACTCGCTGGGCATGGTCGTTCAGGGCCAGGACTCCACGCTGCCGGTCACCGTAGAAGAAATTGCTTACCATACGCGCTGTGTACGCCGTGGCGCGCCACACGCGTTGTTACTCGCCGATCTGCCATTCATGAGTTACGCCACGCCGGAGCAAGCCTTTGAGAGCGCAGCGGTGCTGATGCGCGCAGGCGGTAACATGGTTAAACTGGAAGGCGGCGGCTGGCTGTGTGATACGGTCAGAATGCTGACCGAACGCGCCGTGCCTGTCTGTGGCCATCTGGGGCTGACGCCACAATCGGTCAATATTTTTGGCGGCTATAAAGTGCAGGGGCGCGATGAAGTGGCCGCGAATCAGCTGATCAAAGACGCGATGATGCTAGAAGAAGCCGGTGCGCAGTTGCTGGTACTCGAATGTGTGCCGGTCGATCTGGCGCGTCGCGTCACCGAAGAACTGAGCATTCCGGTGATCGGCATTGGTGCGGGTAATGTCACCGACGGCCAGATCCTGGTGATGCATGACGCCTTTGGCATTACCGGCGGCCACACGCCGAAATTCGCCAAAGACTTCCTCAGCGAAGCGGGTGATATTCGTAGCGCAGTCCGTCTGTATGTTGATCAGGTCGCGCAAGGCGTGTATCCGGGTGAAGAACATTCCTTTAAATAA